A single genomic interval of Gouania willdenowi chromosome 10, fGouWil2.1, whole genome shotgun sequence harbors:
- the LOC114470740 gene encoding protocadherin gamma-A12-like: protein MAADKGFSALSLVSFMGVYLMLVRTYWKKIWIENNKKSFLLCWWQQTEAHLRDLSFKNLIPENVSPGTEVGIINVQDRDSEKNRQVRCSLQQGVPFKLVPSIKNYYSVVSTGQLDREVVSDYNITITATDEGSPPLSSSKSLHLSVADINDNPPVFEEESYSAYVSENNKAGSTLCSVTARDPDWRQNGTVIYSLLAAEVNGAPVSSYVSVNGDTGVIHAVRSFDYEQLRSFKVQLMARDNGSPPLSSNVSVSVFISDVNDNPPQILYPAPEGNSFMTELVPKAAHGGSLVSKVIAVDADSGQNAWLSYQIVKSTDPGLFTIGVHSGEIRTQRDISETDSMKQTLIVSVKDNGQPSLSATCSMYLLISDNLAEVPELKDISYDEKNSKLTSYLIIALVSVSTFFLTFIIIILGVRFCRRRKPRLLFDGAVTIPGAYLPPNYADVDGTGTLRSTYNYDAYLTTGSRTSDFKFVSSYNDNTLPAEQTLRKSPSDFADAFGSADSSPEP from the exons ATGGCGGCAGACAAAGGATTTTCAGCGCTCAGCCTCGTCTCATTCATGGGAGTGTATCTTATGCTTGTCCGAACG TATTGGAAAAAGATTTGGatagagaacaacaaaaagagCTTTCTCTTGTGCTGGTGGCAACAGACGGAGGCACACCTCAGAGATCTG TCCTTCAAAAATCTAATTCCTGAGAATGTGTCACCTGGTACAGAGGTGGGCATCATCAACGTGCAGGACAGAGACTCTGAGAAGAACCGACAGGTCCGCTGCTCCCTCCAGCAGGGTGTCCCTTTTAAATTGGTCCCCTCTATTAAAAACTATTATTCTGTGGTGAGCACAGGACAGCTGGATCGTGAAGTAGTGTCTGATTACAACATTACAATCACTGCCACTGACGAGGGCTCTCCACCTCTGTCCTCCTCTAAAAGTCTGCACTTATCTGTAGCTGACATCAACGACAACCCACCTGTGTTTGAGGAGGAGTCGTACAGCGCATATGTGAGTGAGAATAACAAAGCTGGCTCCACTTTATGCTCCGTCACTGCTCGAGACCCTGACTGGAGACAAAACGGTACAGTGATTTATTCTCTGTTAGCTGCTGAGGTGAACGGTGCCCCGGTGTCCTCCTATGTGTCTGTTAACGGAGACACGGGGGTGATCCACGCTGTCAGGTCCTTTGATTATGAACAGCTGAGGAGCTTTAAAGTCCAGCTGATGGCCAGAGACAACGGTTCTCCTCCACTGAGCAGCAACGTGAGCGTCAGTGTGTTCATATCAGATGTGAATGACAACCCTCCTCAGATACTGTACCCCGCCCCGGAGGGCAACTCCTTCATGACCGAGCTGGTCCCCAAAGCTGCACACGGAGGCTCTCTGGTGTCCAAAGTGATCGCGGTGGACGCAGACTCTGGACAGAACGCCTGGCTGTCCTATCAGATAGTCAAGTCCACTGATCCGGGACTGTTCACTATTGGTGTCCACAGTGGAGAGATCAGGACACAGCGGGACATTAGTGAGACTGACAGCATGAAACAGACGCTCATTGTGTCAGTGAAAGACAACGGACAGCCCTCTCTGTCTGCCACCTGCTCCATGTATTTACTGATTTCTGATAACTTGGCTGAGGTGCCAGAGCTGAAGGACATTTCTTATGATGAGAAAAACTCCAAGCTGACCTCTTATCTGATCATTGCGCTGGTGTCCGTGTCCACCTTCTTCctgaccttcatcatcatcatcctgggTGTGAGGTTTTGTCGCAGGAGAAAGCCCAGACTGTTGTTTGATGGAGCAGTTACCATCCCTGGAGCTTATCTGCCTCCTAATTACGCAGATGTTGATGGCACAGGAACTTTACGCAGCACTTACAATTATGACGCCTACCTGACAACAGGATCTAGAACCAGTGACTTTAAGTTTGTCAGTTCTTACAATGACAACACGCTGCCTGCTGAGCAGACTCTGAGGAAAAGCCCATCAGACTTTGCTGATGCTTTTGGAAGTGCTGACAGCTCACCTGAG ccctag